A region of Tigriopus californicus strain San Diego chromosome 7, Tcal_SD_v2.1, whole genome shotgun sequence DNA encodes the following proteins:
- the LOC131883892 gene encoding lysosomal proton-coupled steroid conjugate and bile acid symporter SLC46A3-like produces MSESKLKSTSDSNPSWGERITSASSLITVEPAALLLTICTGVYVLVSSELYISKVCKVNLALGEDVCDNIQDHNEEQVLVQKYVSKLKIYNRVLQSIPSLLFTVLAGPWSDVYGRKTFLISSMFGFVFNNAVFLVNAYFFYELKAEWLLLECLQDWTGGGTLFFLTVYAYIADITDPSTRTKRMAFVSGLWPVGGNIGKALGGLIKHHLGFIYNFAFGMLLAVVAMLYIILFVKETIKPNTLQGNKASNNPKQARERSQSLGAKISLLLSIDNVKKGSSALTRLRKHNARVYIILLLLVFQFMSFTHSANGTNGYLFLRRSLGWTLEDYTRYSIAKGAIGIFSQFVLVPFLSVRIRIRDASISFYDMFASAINCLIVAYATEGWMIYAGAMINCLDFTSYSILRSMVTKVAEPHETGALFGVFGSLQSLMPMIATPIFGMLYRGTVADFPQFYLFLVAGFFLLNSIALLFLRHGLTKLNQNIAEEVPTVDEEIVEMVPVKDQCSTKTAQEETVTLSKILSQSVETLT; encoded by the exons ATGtcagaatcaaaattgaagtccacttctgACTCGAACCCATCTTGGGGTGAAAGGATTACATCAGCTTCGTCTTTGATCACCGTAGAACCAGCCGCGCTACTACTGACCATCTGCACTGGCGTGTACGTGCTTGTGTCATCCGAGCTCTACATTTCTAAAGTTTGCAAGGTCAACTTGGCCTTAGGCGAGGATGTCTGTGATAATATTCAAGACCATAATGAGGAGCAAGTTTTAGTCCAAAAGTACGTCTCCAAGTTGAAAATCTACAATCGGGTTCTTCAATCGATTCCCTCGTTATTATTTACGGTTTTGGCGGGTCCATGGTCCGATGTGTATGGTCGAAAAACTTTCCTGATATCCTCCATGTTTGGATTCGTGTTCAATAACGCGGTGTTCCTGGTGAACGCTTACTTCTTTTACGAATTGAAGGCAGAATGGCTTCTGCTGGAG TGCCTTCAAGACTGGACTGGAGGGGGTACCTTATTCTTTTTGACAGTCTATGCCTACATAGCAGACATTACGGATCCATCGACCCGTACCAAAAGAATGGCCTTCGTGAGCGGACTTTGGCCCGTCGGCGGCAACATTGGCAAGGCCTTAGGTGGATTGATCAAGCACCACTTGGGCTTTATCTACAATTTTGCCTTTGGCATGCTTCTTGCAGTCGTTGCCATGCTGTACATCATCTTGTTCGTCAAGGAAACCATCAAACCCAATACCTTACAGGGAAACAAGGCATCAAATAATCCCAAACAAGCCAGAGAAAGATCCCAATCCTTGGGTGCCAAGATATCGTTACTATTATCGATCGATAATGTGAAGAAAGGCTCTTCAGCTTTGACTCGTCTTCGGAAGCACAATGCACGGGTTTATATCATTCTTTTGCTATTGGTATTCCAATTTATGTCCTTTACTCATTCGGCTAACGGTACCAACGGTTATTTGTTTCTCCGACGTTCATTGGGCTGGACCCTCGAGGATTACACCCGTTATTCGATTGCCAAGGGCGCCATTGGAATATTCTCgcaatttgttttggttcCTTTTCTCTCAGTGAGAATACGGATCAGGGATGCCTCTATTTCCTTTTATGACATGTTTGCTTCGGCCATTAATTGCTTAATCGTAGCATATGCcactgaaggatggatgatcTATGCTGGTGCAATGATTAATTGCTTGGATTTCACGTCTTACTCAATTCTCCGGAGCATGGTCACAAAAGTTGCAGAACCTCACGAGACCGGGGCTCTTTTTGGCGTGTTCGGGTCGTTACAATCGTTGATGCCAATGATAGCCACACCGATTTTTGGAATGCTCTATCGCGGCACTGTGGCGGATTTCCCACAGTTCTACCTCTTCCTAGTGGCTGGTTTCTTTCTCTTGAATTCAAtagcattactttttttgcgCCATGGACTGACAAAGTTGAACCAAAACATAGCCGAAGAAGTTCCTACTGTTGACGAGGAAATCGTGGAAATGGTGCCCGTGAAAGACCAGTGTAGCACAAAAACTGCACAGGAGGAAACTGTTACCCTATCCAAAATTTTGAGCCAATCCGTGGAAACCCTGACATGA